The Deltaproteobacteria bacterium genomic interval CGGCGAGCGCAGCGGGCAGTTGGAGGAGATGCTGCAGAACGTCGCCAAGAGCTACGAGGCCCAGGTGGAGATGCGGGTCGGCGCGCTCACCTCGCTGCTCGAGCCGGTGATGATCGTCGCCATGGGTGGCGGCGTGGCGTTCATCGTCTTCTCCATCCTCATGCCGATCATGCAGCTCAACACCTTCGTTCCCAAGTAAGAGGCACACATGTTTGCAAAACATCTGAGAAAGGCCGGCAAGGCCGCCGCCCGCGGCATGACGCTGATCGAGATCATGGTGGTGCTGGTGATCCTCGGGCTGATCGCCGGAGCCATCGGCTACAACGTGTTCCAGTCGCTGAAGGACGCGCAGGTCAAGACCGCCAAGCTCGACCTGCAGGCGCTTTCGAACAGCATCGATCTCTACCACGTGGACACAGGCCAGTGGCCGGACACGCTGCAGCAGCTCCTTCCCAAGTACGTGCGCGAGATCCGCAGGGATCCCTGGGGCAAGGACTATGCGTACCTGCGCACCGGCGAGGGATACGACGTCTACTCCTACGGCCCGGACAAGGCGCAGGGGGGCGGCGACGACATCCTCGTCCATGGCGGCGACAGCGCGGGTCCTTCCACCGCCGGGAAATAGCCATCCGGATGCGCGCGCGCCGGGACAGGGGCATGACGCTGATCGAGGTCGGCGTTACTCTCGCGGTGGTGGCGCTCATGCTCGCCGTCGCCGTCCCGGCCCTCTCCTCCGTCACGCGCGCACAGCTGCGGCAGAAGAGCGGACAGCTCGCCGGGGCTGTCCGCTCCCTGTACGGCAGCACCGCCATCGGCGGGCATACCTGCCGTCTGGTGCTGGATCTCGATGCGAACGCCTACTGGTCGGAGTGCGCGAAGACCAACGTGCGGCTCGCGCGGGAGGGCGAGCAATCCCGGAGCGGAGCGCGGATCCCGGGCGCGGACGAGTCGCTGCAGACGCGGGCGACGTTGTCCGACGAGGACCGGGAACGGCTCGAGCTCGCGCGGAAGAGCGCCTTCTCCGCTTCGCCGGACATTCCCAGGACCGAGCTCGGGGGATCGGTGAAGTTCACCGACGTCTGGGTGCAACACCAGACCGAGCGGTACACCACCGGCCAGTCGTTTCTCTATTTCTGGTCGAGCGGTCTGACGGAGGAGGCGTCGATCCACGTCGCCCAGGCCGACGACGTCTACTCCCTGCTCGTCTCGCCCCTCACTGGCCGTGTCCGGGTGGTGGCCGACCGCGTCGATGCAACGGGGCAGACCCGATGAGGCGCGGTTTCACGTTGCTGGAAGTGATGATCTCGCTGGCCATCCTGGCCATCGCGCTGGTTGCCATCTCGGGACTCAACGGCGGTGCCGTGACGATGCACGCCTACGGGCGACGGGCCACGGAGGCGACGCTCCTGCTGCGCGGCAAGATGCTGGACGTCGAGGACGACCTGCAGAAGAACGGCTTTTCCGACTTCGACGACGAGAAGCACGGCGATTTCACCGACGACGGCGCCCCCCCTTACGCCTGGAGCGCGGAGATCCTCCGCCCCGACGTCCGGCTCGACCCCGCGCAGCTCCTCAGCCTGATCGGCGGGGGAACGCAAGGACAGGGAGGAACCTCGCGGACCGGCAGTCTTGCCAGCGCCGCGTCGGCTCTGGCCGGCTCGCTGCTGGGCGGATCGGGGAGCGCACCCGTCCCTTCCGGTGGCGGAGCAGCGGCGCTGTTGAGCGGGCCCATCGGCGGCATCCTGCAGGGGCAGGCGACCACGTTCATCGAGACCCTGAAGAAGAGCGTCCGCGAGATCCGGCTGACGGTGAGCTGGAGCGACGGGAAGGATCGCCGCTCGGTGTCCGCGTCGCAGATCGTCGTCATCCTGCCGCAGGGGGCGGTCCCGAATCCGGCGCTTCAGAACACCGTCTCGCCACAGGGTGGGCAGCAGGTGACGCCGCGGAGTACGCAGCCATGAACAGGCGCGGGTTCACCTTGCTGGAGGTGATGATCGCCGTGGCCGTGATGGCGCTCATCGGCGGTCTGACCTGGAAGAGCTTCGACGGCGCATACGATCTGAAGCGCCGGGTCGAGAGCGCGGAGGAGCGGGATCAGACCGTGCGCGGAGCCCTCGACCGGATCGCCCGGGAAGTCTCGATGACGTTCCTCTCCGAGCACTACGATCGCAAGCGCTTCCGCGAGCGGCCCACGTTCTTCACCCTCAAGGACGGCCGTAGCGAGGCCATCCTCACGCTGACCTCGTTCGCCCACCAGCGGCTGCACGTCGACGCCAAAGAGTCCGACCAGGCGGTGTTCGACTACCGCCTCGATCGCGATTCCAACGGGAAGAGGTCGCTCTTTCGCCGTGTGAAGTCGCAGATCGACGAGGAGCCCGACCGCGGCGGTGAGAGGGCCGTCCTGGCCGAGGACGTGCTCCGCTTCACTGTCCAGGCCTGGGACGCAACCGCCCGGGAATGGCGCGACGAGTGGCAATCGAATGCGCCCCCGCGCACCGGTGGCGCGGTGCTGCCGTCTCGCGTGCGCATCGCCATCACCGTGCTCGACGAGCAGGGAAAGGAGCGGACCTGGTCGACGCAGGCCCGCATTCCTCTCTCCACGCCGCTGGACTTCTGAGATGCGCTCCGCTCCCGTCCAGCACCGCGGCATCGCGCTGATCCTGGTCCTCACCACCATCGCCATCCTCGCGGCCATCGGGGTGGACTTCAGCTACAGCTCGCGCGTCTCGCTGAAGCTGGCGGAGAACCTGCGCGACGAGACGCGAGCCGAGTATCTGGCGAAGTCGGCCGTGAACCTCTCCCGCCTGCTTCTCCACTTCCAGAAGCAGGTCGATCAGCTCGGCGGCCAGGTCGCCGGCGGAATCGCCGGATCCATTCTCGGCGGAGCGGCCGGGGGGACCACTACCGGACAGCCGCGCACTCCGGCTGCCGCCGGCACGAACAATCTCGGCATCCGGCTCTGGCAGGTCGTGCCCATCGACTCCAACGCGTTCAGCGCGCTGCTGTCCGGCAACATCGTCGGGCTCCAGCAGCCGCCAGGCAGCGACGCGCGCACGCTTCCTCCGCCTCCACGAGAGACGCGGGCGGTGAGCCACACCTTCGGTGCCTTCGACGGCAGCTTCCACGCGAAGATCGTGGACGAGAACAGCCGGATCAACGTGCAGGCGCTCGACGCCCTGGGCAACACGCCGCTGGCGGTGCTGACGCAGCTGCGCGCGATGATGGCCGATCCGAAATACGACTTCATCTTCGACGAGGAGGATGCGAACCGCGACCGCGTCCGCCGAGACGACGTGATCCTGGCGTTGAAGGACTGGATCGACATCGACGAGACCGCCACCGCGCTCGATCCCGCGAACCCGCAACGCCCGTTCGCCAACGGGTTCAGCGACGAGAACGCCGCCTACTCCCGGTACGAGCCGCGGTACAAGGCGAAGAACGGGAGGTTCGACAGCCTGGAGGAGCTGTACATGGTCCGCGGCGTCAACGACCGGTTCATGGCGGCATTCGGGGATCGGCTCACCATCTGGCCGGACATCAACTCCAAGCTCAACGTCAACACCGACGACCCGCAGCAGATGCTCACCAACATCCTGATCGCCGCGGCCAACGCCAACGATCCGAAGCTGCGCGATCCCCGGCTGTTGCAGACCATCCTGCAGGAGATCCAGCTCCGGAAGATGTTCTCCTTCTTCGGGCTCTCCGCGCAGGACTTCGTTTCCATCCTGCAGGCGAACGCCATCCGGCTGCGGCCGGAAATCGACCCGGCGCAGCGCGGCAACGCCAACAACCTGTTCGGGTCGACGAGCGACACGTTCCGCATCAGCGCGACCGGGCGGGTGGGCCGCATCGAGAAGCAGCTCACCGCCGTCGTCCGATATGACGACGGAATGGGAAAGATGCTGTACTGGAAGGA includes:
- a CDS encoding prepilin-type N-terminal cleavage/methylation domain-containing protein is translated as MFAKHLRKAGKAAARGMTLIEIMVVLVILGLIAGAIGYNVFQSLKDAQVKTAKLDLQALSNSIDLYHVDTGQWPDTLQQLLPKYVREIRRDPWGKDYAYLRTGEGYDVYSYGPDKAQGGGDDILVHGGDSAGPSTAGK
- a CDS encoding type II secretion system protein is translated as MRARRDRGMTLIEVGVTLAVVALMLAVAVPALSSVTRAQLRQKSGQLAGAVRSLYGSTAIGGHTCRLVLDLDANAYWSECAKTNVRLAREGEQSRSGARIPGADESLQTRATLSDEDRERLELARKSAFSASPDIPRTELGGSVKFTDVWVQHQTERYTTGQSFLYFWSSGLTEEASIHVAQADDVYSLLVSPLTGRVRVVADRVDATGQTR
- a CDS encoding prepilin-type N-terminal cleavage/methylation domain-containing protein; the encoded protein is MQRGRPDEARFHVAGSDDLAGHPGHRAGCHLGTQRRCRDDARLRATGHGGDAPAARQDAGRRGRPAEERLFRLRRREARRFHRRRRPPLRLERGDPPPRRPARPRAAPQPDRRGNARTGRNLADRQSCQRRVGSGRLAAGRIGERTRPFRWRSSGAVERAHRRHPAGAGDHVHRDPEEERPRDPADGELERREGSPLGVRVADRRHPAAGGGPESGASEHRLATGWAAGDAAEYAAMNRRGFTLLEVMIAVAVMALIGGLTWKSFDGAYDLKRRVESAEERDQTVRGALDRIAREVSMTFLSEHYDRKRFRERPTFFTLKDGRSEAILTLTSFAHQRLHVDAKESDQAVFDYRLDRDSNGKRSLFRRVKSQIDEEPDRGGERAVLAEDVLRFTVQAWDATAREWRDEWQSNAPPRTGGAVLPSRVRIAITVLDEQGKERTWSTQARIPLSTPLDF
- a CDS encoding general secretion pathway protein GspK, which codes for MRPRAPVARCCRLACASPSPCSTSRERSGPGRRRPAFLSPRRWTSEMRSAPVQHRGIALILVLTTIAILAAIGVDFSYSSRVSLKLAENLRDETRAEYLAKSAVNLSRLLLHFQKQVDQLGGQVAGGIAGSILGGAAGGTTTGQPRTPAAAGTNNLGIRLWQVVPIDSNAFSALLSGNIVGLQQPPGSDARTLPPPPRETRAVSHTFGAFDGSFHAKIVDENSRINVQALDALGNTPLAVLTQLRAMMADPKYDFIFDEEDANRDRVRRDDVILALKDWIDIDETATALDPANPQRPFANGFSDENAAYSRYEPRYKAKNGRFDSLEELYMVRGVNDRFMAAFGDRLTIWPDINSKLNVNTDDPQQMLTNILIAAANANDPKLRDPRLLQTILQEIQLRKMFSFFGLSAQDFVSILQANAIRLRPEIDPAQRGNANNLFGSTSDTFRISATGRVGRIEKQLTAVVRYDDGMGKMLYWKED